Genomic DNA from uncultured Vibrio sp.:
GTTTTCTGCATAAGCCGGTGCGTATAGTGTTTCTGATGTGCCACCATAGCTTTTCGCAAACTGACGACAAATATGGTCAGCGTTAAACATCCCTCCACGCGGGTGAATACCACCGATACCACAAACAAACTTGACGTCCTTTTGAGGAATAACGCCAACATGATGAGCGACGGCAGACACATTACGCCCCTGACCTACCGTCACAACCGTACCATTTTGTAGCGTGCTCGCCATATATTTGGATACCAATCCAGCGACTTGCAATCGTTGCTGCTCTTCGCTTGGCTGATCTAACGCGACCAAGGCGCGCTTCACACCAAAACGTTCAATCAGTCTTTGCTCAATCTTAGCGCTAAATACCGGATGATATTTAACTGTGATCTCCACGATACCTTCATCTCTTGCCTGCTTTAGCATACGCCCCACTTTCGCTCGTGAAACAGCAAACTTTTTCGAGATCTCTTCTTGTGTTGCCCCATCTTGGTAGTAAGCAACCGAAATCTCAGTCAGAAGATCGGTACTTTCATCAGATACATCGTTAATCGATTTACTCATATTCAACCTGATTTGTATTTTACCTGTGCCCTTTACTCGAGCAAATACTCAACGCCATTACAAGCGCTCACAGGCGTAGCATATGTCACACCCATACTTCACTTCAACATTTGCTCATCACAAAAACAAATTCTCAGCTTAAAATCGGACCTGAATAACCCGCTTATAAGCCATATTCTATATAGGCAAACGTTTATTTATGTAACACTGCGAGAGGGACGGAAAAAATAATTGATGAATGTCACTTTCCCCCCAGATCAACAATTGACTTTTCGCACAGTTCAGATAATTATGGAGCCATCATTTACTCAACGTTAGAGCAAATGTTCACGACAAATGTTCAAACGCTGAAAGTTAAAAGTTAGTGAGCAGAGCAGATTTCTACTTCCGCTGGCTAACGCGCTTGCAATTGCACTTTTCATACTGAAAGAAAAGTATGAGCCCAATGAAATAGGATGATCGGAATGAGCAACAAATTAGAGCAACTTCGTAAACTGACGACTGTAGTCGCTGACACTGGTGAAATCGATGCAATCAAAAAATACCAGCCAGAAGACGCAACCACTAACCCTTCTCTTATTCTGAAAGCCGCTCAAATTGCTGAGTACGCACCTCTCATCGATGCTTCAATCGAGTACGCTAAAGCGCAGAGCGACGACAAAGCTCAACAAGTTCAAGATACTTGTGACATGCTGGCAGTAAACATCGGTAAAGAAATCCTAAAAACTATTCCTGGCCGTATCTCTACTGAAGTTGACGCACGCCTTTCGTACGATATGGAAGGCAGCGTAGCAAAAGCGCGTCAGCTAGTTAAAATGTACAACGATGCTGGTATCGCTAATGACCGTATCCTTATTAAATTAGCGTCTACTTGGGAAGGCATCCGTGCTGCTGAAATCCTAGAAAAAGAAGGCATCAACTGTAACCTGACGCTTCTATTCTCATTCGCTCAAGCGCGCGCATGTGCTGAAGCTGGCGTATTCCTAATCTCTCCATTCGTTGGTCGTATCATGGACTGGTACAAAGCGAAAGAAGGTCGTGATTTCGAAGCAAACGAAGATCCAGGTGTACTATCTGTAACTAAGATCTACAACTACTACAAAGAGTACGGCTACAAAACTGTAGTAATGGGCGCAAGCTTCCGTAACATCGGTGAGATCCTAGAACTTGCAGGCTGTGACCGCCTAACTATCGCTCCAGCACTACTAGCAGAGCTAGAAGCGGCTGAAGGTGAAGTGGTTGAGAAGCTTGTTGACTCTAAAGGCGCACAAGAGCGTCCAGCTCCGATGACTCATTCTGAGTTCCTATGGGATCACAACCAAGACCCAATGGCGGTAGAGAAGCTCGCTGAAGGTATCCGTAACTTCGCGATTGACCAAGGCAAACTTGAAGACATGATCGCAGCGAAACTGTAATCACTCAGAATCACAAGAGGGGAACGTTTGCGTTCCCCTCTTAATTTTCCTTTCCTAGAATTAAATACATTCGGTAACTATTATGGATCGTAAACTATTAGCAAATGCAATCCGTGCGCTAAGCATGGATGGTGTTCAACAAGCTAACTCTGGCCACCCTGGCGCACCTATGGGTATGGCTGACATCGCAGAAGTTCTTTGGCGCTCTCATCTAAATCACAACCCAGCAAACCCTGAGTGGGCAGACCGCGACCGTTTCGTACTTTCCAACGGCCATGGTTCAATGTTGATTTACTCGCTACTACACCTAACGGGTTACGAACTATCTATCGACGATCTGAAAAACTTCCGTCAGCTTCACTCTAAGACTCCAGGTCACCCAGAGTACGGTTACGCACCGGGCATTGAGACAACAACAGGCCCTCTAGGCCAAGGCATTACTAACGCTGTTGGTATGGCAATGGCTGAAAAGGCGCTTGCCGCTCAGTTCAACAAAGAAGGCCACGATATCGTTGACCACTTCACTTATGCATTCATGGGTGACGGCTGTCTGATGGAAGGTATTTCGCACGAAGCTTGTTCTCTGGCGGGTACACTAGGTCTTGGCAAACTGATCGCATTCTGGGATGACAACGGCATCTCTATCGATGGTCACCTTGAAGGCTGGTTCTCTGACGATACGCCTAAGCGTTTTGAAGCGTACGGCTGGCACGTAATTCCAGCGGTAGACGGTCACGATCCTGAAGCGATCAACGCAGCAATTGAAGCGGCAAAAGCAGACCCTCGCCCTACGTTGATCTGTACTAAGACAATCATTGGTTTCGGTTCTCCAAATAAATCTGGCTCTCATGACTGTCACGGCGCACCTCTAGGCGCAGAAGAAATCACAGCAACACGTAAAGAACTAGGTTGGGAGTACGGTCCTTTTGAAATACCGCAGGAAATCTACGCAGAATGGTCAGCGATCGAGACAGGCACAGCTAAGGAAGCAGCGTGGAACGAGAAATTTGCAGCTTATGAAGCAGCGTACCCTGAGCTGGCAGCTGAATTTAAACGCCGCGTAAACGGTGAGTTGCCTGCGCAGTGGGAAGAGAAAGCAAACCAAATCATTGCTGATCTTCAAGCTAACCCTGCAAACATTGCGTCACGTAAAGCATCGCAAAATGCACTAGAAGCATTTGGTCAAATGCTGCCTGAATTCATGGGTGGCTCTGCAGACCTTGCGCCTTCAAACCTAACCATGTGGTCTGGCTCTAAATCTCTAGAAGCGGGCGACTTCTCAGGGAACTACATCCACTACGGTGTACGTGAGTTCGGTATGACTGCGATCATGAACGGTATCGCGCTACACGGCGGTTTCGTTCCTTACGGCGCAACATTCCTGATGTTTATGGAATACGCTCGTAACGCGATGCGCATGGCGGCTCTGATGAAAGTACAGAACATTCAGGTTTACACGCACGACTCTATCGGTCTTGGCGAAGATGGCCCGACTCACCAACCCGTTGAGCAAATGGCTTCTCTACGTCTGACGCCAAACATGAGCACATGGCGTCCATGTGACCAGGTGGAATCAGCAGTCGCTTGGAAACTGGCGATCGAGCGTAAAGACGCACCAACGGCGCTTATTTTCTCTCGTCAGAATCTAGCACAACAAGAGCGCAGCGCAGAGCAAGTAGCGGACATCGCGAAAGGTGCTTACATCCTGAAAGATTGTGCAGGCAAGCCAGAGCTTATCCTTATCGCAACAGGTTCTGAAGTTGAGCTAGCGGTAGAAGCAGCAGCACAGCTAACCGCAGAAGGTAAGCAAGTACGTGTTGTTTCAATGCCATCAACGGATGCATTCGACAAGCAAGACGCAGCGTACCGTGAAGCAGTACTGCCATCAGACGTCACTGCACGTATCGCTATCGAAGCGGGCATTGCGGACTTCTGGTACAAGTACGTGGGCTTCGACGGTCGTATCATCGGTATGACGACGTTCGGTGAATCTGCACCAGCAGGCGAACTGTTCAAGATGTTCGGTTTCACTACTGAAAATGTGGTAAACACAGCTAAAGAATTGCTTGCTTAATCTAAGATTAGCTTTCCGCAATTGCTATAAAAAACTTAGCCCCGCTAATACAGCGGGGCTTTTTATTAT
This window encodes:
- a CDS encoding sugar-binding transcriptional regulator; translation: MSKSINDVSDESTDLLTEISVAYYQDGATQEEISKKFAVSRAKVGRMLKQARDEGIVEITVKYHPVFSAKIEQRLIERFGVKRALVALDQPSEEQQRLQVAGLVSKYMASTLQNGTVVTVGQGRNVSAVAHHVGVIPQKDVKFVCGIGGIHPRGGMFNADHICRQFAKSYGGTSETLYAPAYAENREQKLAFMQNATVKQTLDLARKADVALVGIGDMSENSYMVDLGWFTAEEVVQSRMMQGVVGDFAGYDFFDINGVSAKTVMSDRIIGLGIDEFRSVSEVIAIAAENSKPLALLGALRTGAIDVIATSVSNALTVLNLDEQMNGKAV
- the tal gene encoding transaldolase, encoding MSNKLEQLRKLTTVVADTGEIDAIKKYQPEDATTNPSLILKAAQIAEYAPLIDASIEYAKAQSDDKAQQVQDTCDMLAVNIGKEILKTIPGRISTEVDARLSYDMEGSVAKARQLVKMYNDAGIANDRILIKLASTWEGIRAAEILEKEGINCNLTLLFSFAQARACAEAGVFLISPFVGRIMDWYKAKEGRDFEANEDPGVLSVTKIYNYYKEYGYKTVVMGASFRNIGEILELAGCDRLTIAPALLAELEAAEGEVVEKLVDSKGAQERPAPMTHSEFLWDHNQDPMAVEKLAEGIRNFAIDQGKLEDMIAAKL
- the tkt gene encoding transketolase gives rise to the protein MDRKLLANAIRALSMDGVQQANSGHPGAPMGMADIAEVLWRSHLNHNPANPEWADRDRFVLSNGHGSMLIYSLLHLTGYELSIDDLKNFRQLHSKTPGHPEYGYAPGIETTTGPLGQGITNAVGMAMAEKALAAQFNKEGHDIVDHFTYAFMGDGCLMEGISHEACSLAGTLGLGKLIAFWDDNGISIDGHLEGWFSDDTPKRFEAYGWHVIPAVDGHDPEAINAAIEAAKADPRPTLICTKTIIGFGSPNKSGSHDCHGAPLGAEEITATRKELGWEYGPFEIPQEIYAEWSAIETGTAKEAAWNEKFAAYEAAYPELAAEFKRRVNGELPAQWEEKANQIIADLQANPANIASRKASQNALEAFGQMLPEFMGGSADLAPSNLTMWSGSKSLEAGDFSGNYIHYGVREFGMTAIMNGIALHGGFVPYGATFLMFMEYARNAMRMAALMKVQNIQVYTHDSIGLGEDGPTHQPVEQMASLRLTPNMSTWRPCDQVESAVAWKLAIERKDAPTALIFSRQNLAQQERSAEQVADIAKGAYILKDCAGKPELILIATGSEVELAVEAAAQLTAEGKQVRVVSMPSTDAFDKQDAAYREAVLPSDVTARIAIEAGIADFWYKYVGFDGRIIGMTTFGESAPAGELFKMFGFTTENVVNTAKELLA